The following proteins are co-located in the Onychomys torridus chromosome 6, mOncTor1.1, whole genome shotgun sequence genome:
- the C6H4orf17 gene encoding uncharacterized protein C4orf17 homolog, translated as MKTSADSWAGFNPSVSEANQARSQELCGNWGEENRQAMNSILKSPTSSLHSESKGSHMMARNDSCYLVRHTPHPRRVCHIKGLNNIPICTVNDDEIPLRMLASTGQLNYLERNETPLTKFSDPPSSVALGSPTRGLSPVRNKVPSRPQSEPCRNINESFKTSCDNPLVIKKDEFKAKKPLLPSRMGSAAGSRYSEVMSTKTDGNENTVCIPNYLEQEIKILAKLSDILHTDSLAEVLQWLLHASTKEKEWVSALVHSELSDINLLTSHGRYTPAEPAAEPKKPSIAATPTTTKSMQNPPAKPKVLSRAREGHQPPRMSSQGSEGNKAVSQGTETALFIRGNKMKTPVTEYFSKPKTPLRSNTQDSRSTKPMSARSVQVYSPQRALYPSTHQR; from the exons ATGAAAACATCAGCAGATTCATGGGCTG GTTTCAACCCATCTGTGAGTGAAGCCAATCAAGCCAGATCCCAAGAACTCTGTGGCAACTGGGGAGAGGAAAACCGACAAGCCATGAACTCGATCCTCAAATCCCCAACATCTTCTCTTCACTCGGAGAGCAAAGGCAGCCACATGATGGCGAGAAATGACAGCTGCTACCTAGTCAGACACACGCCTCATCCCAGAAGAGTCTGCCACATCAAAG GTTTGAACAACATCCCAATCTGCACTGTGAATGATGATGAGATCCCACTTAGAATGCTGGCTAGCACTGGCCAGCTGAATTACTTAGAGAGGAATGAGACACCTTTAACTAAATTCAGTGATCCGCCCAGCTCCGTAGCCCTGGGGAGCCCCACCCGAGGGCTGTCACCAGTCCGGAATAAAGTTCCCTCAAGACCTCAGTCTG AGCCATGTAGAAATATCAACGAATCCTTCAAAACTTCCTGCGACAACCCCTTAGTGATAAAGAAG GATGAATTTAAAGCCAAAAAGCCACTACTGCCTTCAAGGATGGGCTCTGCTGCTGGTTCCAGGTACTCAGAAGTGATGAGCACCAAGACTGATGGGAATGAAAACACTGTGTGCATACCAAACTATCTGGAGCAGGAGATAAAA ATCCTGGCAAAGCTCAGTGACATTTTACATACCgattcactggcagaagttctGCAGTGGCTGCTCCATGCAAGTACCAAAG AAAAGGAGTGGGTGTCAGCTCTGGTTCATTCTGAACTATCTGATATTAACCTGTTGACCAGCCATGGACGATACACCCCAGCAGAACCAGCAGCAGAGCCCAAGAAGCCATCCATAGCTGCAACACCCACCACAACCAAATCAATGCAAAACCCACCTGCAAAACCAAAAGTGCTGAGCAGAGCTAGAGAAGGACATCAGCCACCCAG AATGTCAAGTCAAGGATCCGAAGGCAATAAGGCTGTGTCACAAG ggACTGAGACTGCATTGTTTATaagaggaaacaagatgaaaaCACCTGTTACGGAATATTTCAGCAAACCAAAGACTCCTCTCAGGTCCAACACTCAGGACAGCAGATCAACAAAACCAATGTCAGCAAGGAGTGTGCAAGTGTACAGCCCTCAAAGGGCACTCTATCCTTCAACACACCAAAGGTAG